TGCTTCCACGGATTAACTATAGATGGCGAAGATTTTTTGCGTAGCGAACCAGAAGGGTGGCGTCGGCAAGACCACCACCAGCGTCAACCTGTCGGCAGGACTGGCCAAGCTGGAGCAGCGGGTGCTGCTGGTAGACCTTGATCCGCAGGGCAATGCCACCATGGGAGCGGGAATCAACAAGGCATCCTTGCCCAGCTCGATCTACCAGGTGCTGCTCGGTGAAGCCGACGTGGCCAGCGCCCGCATGCGCTCGGAAGCGGGGCGCTTCGATGTCTTGCCCGCCAACCGCGAACTGGCCGGCGCCGAGGTAGAGATGGTCTCGCTCGCCAACCGCGAGCGCCTGCTCAAGGAAGCCCTGGCCGCGGTCGACCACGACTACGATTTCATATTGATCGATTGCCCGCCCGCGCTGTCGCTGCTGACCCTGAACGGATTATGCGCCGCGCATGGCGTGATCATTCCGATGCAGTGCGAGTACTACGCCCTCGAAGGGCTGTCCGACCTGGTCAACACGATCAAGAAGGTGCACGCCAACTTGAATACCGACTTGCGCATCATCGGCCTGCTGCGGGTCATGTTCGATCCGCGCATGACGCTGTCGCAGCAGGTATCGGGCCAGCTCGAGCAGCATTTTGGCGACAAGGTGTTCAAGACCATCATTCCGCGCAACGTGCGGCTGGCCGAAG
Above is a genomic segment from Massilia sp. H6 containing:
- a CDS encoding ParA family protein codes for the protein MAKIFCVANQKGGVGKTTTSVNLSAGLAKLEQRVLLVDLDPQGNATMGAGINKASLPSSIYQVLLGEADVASARMRSEAGRFDVLPANRELAGAEVEMVSLANRERLLKEALAAVDHDYDFILIDCPPALSLLTLNGLCAAHGVIIPMQCEYYALEGLSDLVNTIKKVHANLNTDLRIIGLLRVMFDPRMTLSQQVSGQLEQHFGDKVFKTIIPRNVRLAEAPSYGIPGVVFDPSSKGAQAYIAFGAEMVERIKTM